In Gloeocapsa sp. PCC 73106, the genomic stretch ATACCAATAGTTCTGGTACTTTTGCTCCTTTTTTTAACAGCAACCCGACTATGTTAATTTTTTGTTGGATCTGTTGTACTAATTGACTCACTTGGTTGAGCGGTTCTTGACTCATGAGTATTTACGCTTAGCTGTCTAAGTCTCCTTCCATTACTAAAGTAGTCGCCTCAGAGTTATTGGTTTTAAACTCGGCTACATTTATCTGGTTAAGGATTAGTATAGCCATAAGCATCGCTAAAGCTTGTAAAGCAAAAACCAATCCATAAGCTAAGACTGGTGTTGTAAATATTTGTCTCCCCACATCGAGAACTATTCCACCACTGACGGTGGCGATCGCTCTAGATAATGATTGTGCTAATCCCCAAGCACCGATAAAAGTCCCTGCGCTTGTCGCTGAGGTTAAATCGAGCATTAAATTAATGCTGCTTACCGTAGTTATTCCTGTTGCTATACCAAAAATGACCATAGTAATTTTCAAGATCATTTGTTCTTGAGTAAATCCCGAGAGAATAATTAAACCAAAACAAATAGCCACCAGTATGCAACCTATTTTATTGGTGGTAATTTTCCCGAGACGAGGAATAATCAAAAAACCAGTTAGACTATAACCAATGAGGATACCCACACCCCAGAAGGAGTTAAGCAAAGTTGATTGGGCGATGGACATACCGAATACTTCACCCCCATAGGGTTCTAAAACCGCTTCCTGCATAAATAGCCCAATCGTTATCATTACCAAAAAAGAGAAGAATATACCCGTTTGACGACTAGCGGTGAGTATTTTGAAGGCAGATTTAACACCGACACCATCTTCTCTTGATTTAGCCTCGGTACGTTGATTAAAGTGTGAATATTTCTTTTCTACCTTCCAAGTGGCGATCATCGCTAAAGCGAAGACGACGAGAGGTGCAATTTTAAAGATAGAGTTAATTGGGGGTTGCAAGACTTCTAACGGGTTTTGAGTGGATGTTCCTAGATTTCTGAGCAGAATACTGCCGCTAATTCCACCTATTACGATACCCACCATTAACATGGACCAAACGATCGCCACGATTTGGGAACGGTTATTTTCTTGAGAAATATCTACTAATAGCGCAGTGAATGGGGTTGAACTCGAGCTTAAAGCTAAACCGTAGATAGCTAAAATCAAACCCAATAATACCACTAGGGCGATCGTTGCATCGTTCCACACCCATCCCCCATTATCGGTGATAATTTTACCGAGTCGCCAGACTATTTGTATCGCTGTAAAAACGGCTAACCCGCTGAAAATCGTCCCAAATCTGACATAATTACTCCGATGCAGTCCAAAGATCGGTTTTACGTCTGATAAACGTCCAAACCATACCCTCGCAGGGGCGACTAGTTGAGACATAGCGATCGTTCCCGCAGTAATCGTCCCAGGAATACCCAATTCGGAAATCATCACTCGATTGAGTATAGCTAGAGTTAGTACCGACATTAATCCTAAACCCAGGTTAAATAAACCAATGCGAAACACGGTTAAAATCCCTAGGTTAGCTTTGGATTGTTTCTGAGGGTAATTTAGAAAAGTCATGATTTACAAGGTATCCTAGGTATAAACTCTAAAGAAAGTTAATTATGAATA encodes the following:
- a CDS encoding BCD family MFS transporter — translated: MTFLNYPQKQSKANLGILTVFRIGLFNLGLGLMSVLTLAILNRVMISELGIPGTITAGTIAMSQLVAPARVWFGRLSDVKPIFGLHRSNYVRFGTIFSGLAVFTAIQIVWRLGKIITDNGGWVWNDATIALVVLLGLILAIYGLALSSSSTPFTALLVDISQENNRSQIVAIVWSMLMVGIVIGGISGSILLRNLGTSTQNPLEVLQPPINSIFKIAPLVVFALAMIATWKVEKKYSHFNQRTEAKSREDGVGVKSAFKILTASRQTGIFFSFLVMITIGLFMQEAVLEPYGGEVFGMSIAQSTLLNSFWGVGILIGYSLTGFLIIPRLGKITTNKIGCILVAICFGLIILSGFTQEQMILKITMVIFGIATGITTVSSINLMLDLTSATSAGTFIGAWGLAQSLSRAIATVSGGIVLDVGRQIFTTPVLAYGLVFALQALAMLMAILILNQINVAEFKTNNSEATTLVMEGDLDS